CTGCCTGTCACACGCCCTCAGCGCCGAGCGACCGCCACAGGCGCTGATAGATCGCCAGCAGCTTGCCTGACTCCAGCTCCCAGTTGTAGCGCTCTTGGACGAAGCGCTGGCCATTGACGCCGAGACTGCAGGCCTCGACCGGATGCTCGGCGATCCAGGCCAAGGCCTCGGCGATGGCCTCGGGCCGCTGCGGATCGACGAAGAGCGCGCAGTCGACGCCCTCGACGTACGAGCGCCAGATCGGGAAGTCGCTGGCGACGACAGGTTTCGCGAAGAGCCCGGCCTCGAAGAACTTGTTGATGTTGACGCGCTCGTTGTCGCCCCAGGGAAGGAAGGTCGCGAGACAAGCGTCGGCCGCGAGGATGTGCGCGTAGGCCTGGGCCTGGCTCGGCAAGAAGCCGAGGTAGTCGACGTAGCGCCAGCCAGCGAGGGCCCGGGCGCGCGGGATCAGATCGTCGCTCGCCGCGCGGCCGATCAGCCAGAGGCGCGCGGCATGGCGCTGGTTCAAGCGCTCCATCGCCTCGACCATCTGAAACAGGCCGCGGTCCTCCTTGATCAAGCCGACGTAGCAGACCCGCAGGAACGCCTCCTTGGTGGCAGCCTCCGCCAGCCGCCGCGCCTCCGCGACCAAGGGTCCCGTCGTGATCGGGGGATTCTCGATCAGCGTGGTGCGTGGTCCGAAATGCACGACCTGGGCTGCCTGCGTCACGATGAAGTCATCGAAGACGCGGGCCGCGAGCCGCTCCAAGGCGTCCACCGCGAGCGCCAGCGGGCGGCGTGCAAGACGCGGCAGCCACTCCTTGTCGAGGAGCAGCAGCCGGTAGTTCTCGTGGGTATCGTAAACGACGCGCCGCCCCAGCAGCTTGAGCGCGAAGCCGATCGGTAGCGTGTCGGGGTTGTGCAGGTGGACGATCGGCGCGCCCGTTTGCAGCACGCGCCAGAGGATCCATGGCTGCAGGGGAAAGCGCTGCCAGCGATGGCGGTATTGGAGCGGCAGGACCTCCACGCCATCCTCGGTGAGAGCCTCGTCCGCGCGCGCGATGAGCTGCACGCGAAACCCAGCGCGTGCCAGCGACTTGGCCTCTTTGCGGAAGACGCGGATGTCATCGTAGGGATGAACGGGAGCGAGGACGCAGACGCTCTTCGGTGGATTGCGCACGCTGGCCTCCCGCCAGCAAGAGTATGCCTTGTGGCTGGCGGCGGCGACAAGGCGAGCCCCAAGCATCGAGGCCCAAGCGGCGAAGCTTCGCGCGGGCCTGGCCGTCGCCTACCTTCGCTGGCGAAATGCGCCTATGCTGGCCGCGTGAGCGATTGCAGCCTCAGCGTGGCTCAGGTGCTTTGTTCCGCCTCGTTCGCGGGGGCCGAGGCCGTCGCGTGCTCGTTGGCGCGGGCGCTGCGCGGGCGCGTCGGGCGATCGCTGATCTACCTGATCTTGGAGCTGCGGGCGGGGGCCGCCGCTTGTGCGGCGCTCGAGGCCCGGGTGCGCGGCTTCGGCGTCGAAGTGCGTTGCTTCACGACCGCAAGCCGGTGGTCCTGGCGCCTGTTGCGCCAGCTCGCCGCGGCGCTCGCCGCCGATCGCATCGATGTGGTGCACAGCCATTCCTACAAGGCTGCGGTCTTGATGCCCCTCTTGCGCTCGGTGCAGCGCGACCGGCCGCGGGCGCTCGTCTTTACGCTCCACGGCGTCGATCTCCCGCCCTCCGTAGGGCGCCTCTTCGTCGGTAGCCTGACCGCGGGCGGAGCGTTGTTCGCCGATAGGGTGCTCGCTTGCAGCCGCCCGCTCGAACGAAGTTACCGGCGCTGGCCCCTGCTCCAGGGCAAGACGCTGCTCGTGCCCAACGGGCTGCGCCCCGAGTGGCCGATGCCGCTGGAAACGCTGAGCCGCAACCGAGCGGCCTGGCGCGCAGCGCTGGCCGCCCGCTTTGGTCTCGACGAGCGCGCCTGCTGGATCGCGATCGTCGGTCGCTTGGTGGCCGTCAAGAACCACGCTTTGCTGCTACGGGCGCTGGCTGCGCTCGAGGGGCGCCTCGATTGGGCGACGCCGGTGGCGCTGCTCGTGGTGGGGGCTGGCCCGCTGCGTGACGAGCTTGCCGCGGAGGCGCGTCGCCTCGGGATCGATCGCCGGGTGGCCTTCAGCGGTCAAGTCGACGAGATGGAGGCGGTCTACGGCGGCAGCGACGTGCTGGCGCTGGTCTCACGCGATGAAGGGACCCCGATGGCGATCGCGGAGGCGATGGCCTTCGCGCGTCCGGTGGTGGCGACGCGCGTGGGTGGGATCGTCGACCAGGTGGTGGACGGCGAGACGGCGCTGCTGGTGGATGGCGGTGACGCTGCCGGCCTGACGACGCAGCTCGAGCGACTGGTGAGGGATGCGGACCTGCGCGCCCGGCTGGGGCAGGCGGGGTGGCGGCGAGCAATCGCGGCCTTCTCGGCCGCGCATTGGGCGGAGCGGCATCTGAGCGTCTACCGTTCAGCGCTGGGGATCGCCGATGCTTGAAGGCGATCCCGCCGCGAGCGGTGGGCTGGGCGGCTCCGCGACGTCGGCCGGGGCGCAGTCCATCGTTCATGTGCTCCAGTGGCTCGAGCTCGGTGGCGGTGAGTCTGTGGCGCTCGACCTCGCCCGCTGCCAGCGGGCGAGCGGCCATCGCGTCGGCGTGGTCGCGTTCGCCGGCGGGCCCTTGGCGAGCGAGTTCGAGCGGAGCGCGATCGAGCTCCAGCTGTTCGACAAGCGCCGGGGCTTCGATCCGCGCCTGCTGCTGCGGCTGGGCGCCTTCTTCGCCGGCGCGCGGCCGGACGTCGTCCACACGCATGACCCGCAGTCGCTGATCTACGCGGCGCCGGCGGCGCGCTGCGCGGGGGCGCGGGTGATCCATACCAAGCATGGCGATACGGTGGAGAGCTTGCGGCGGCTTGCCTTGCAGCGGCTGGCCGCGAACGCGCTCCATCGCTTCGTCGCGGTCTCGGCAAGCACGGCCGCCACCGCCCGCCGCCGCCACGAGGTCGCGCCCGAGAAGCTGCTCGTCGTCCCCAATGGCATCGACACCCGGCGCTATGGTCCGGCCAAGGTGGACCGCGCGAGCGCGCGGCGTGAGCTCGGCCTCCCGGCCGAGGGCTGCCTGGTTGTGGCCGTGGGCCGCCTCGAGCCCGAGAAGGATCCCGAGCTGCTCTTGCGCGCGGCGGCGCCGCTGCTCGGAGCCCGCTTGCGCTTGGTGTGGATCGGCGGGGGAGCGCTGGAGCAGCCGCTGCGGACGTTGGCCGCCGCGCTCTCGCCTGAGGGGCGGCTGCAGCTCGTGGGATGGCGGCGCGACGTGGCGCTTTGGTTGGCGGCGGGGGATATCTTCGCGCTCTCGTCGCGTACGGAAGGGCTGCCGCTGGCGCTGCTCGAGGCCATGGCGACTGGCCTTCCGGTGGTGGCGACCCGCGTGGGGGGCGTGGCGTCGGCGGTGGAGGCCGGGCGGACCGGGCTGCTCGTCAGCGCCGGTGATGAGCTCGGGCTGCGGCGCGCGCTGGCGCAGCTCGTCGATGATCCCGAGGCTGCACGAGGGATGGGCGCGGCCGGGCGCGCGACCGTCGTGGCGCGGTACTCGCTCGCCGCGATGGCCGAGGCCTACGCGGCGGTCTATCGCGCCTGAGCGCTGGGGTCAGCGCCCGGGGAGGCGCTCGCTGAGCGTGCCGAGCTCATCGGCGGCGAAGCTCGGCACGTGACCGAGCGGCTCGAGCCCCAGGCGGCGGATATCTTCCTCGCCGTAGACGCGAGCATCGAAGGCGGCCACGGCCAGGCCGACCACCGGCAGCAAGAAGAGGAAGCAGAAGACGCCGATCAGCGCCAGGCGGGCATTTCGTGGCAGCTCGTCCTCCGCGCTGCGACTCCAGTCGACCAGATCGAAGTGCAGCAGCATCCCGCGCCGCTCGAGGCGCGTGCGCAGGTCGCCGACGCTAGAATCATCACGCAGCCGTTCGAGACGCATGTCCGCGCGGGCGATCGCCTGGTCGAGCTGCGCCAGGGCGATGCGCCGCGCTCCGCTGCCTGCACTGTCGCCTTGTGTCAGCTCGTACTGGACGGCCGCGCGTTGGTGGCGCAAGGCGTCGAGCTTGGCCGCCGCGCGCCGCTCGGCCAGGGCCGAGGTGCGGTCGAGCTGCTCTGCAATCTCGGCGCGAGCCTGCGCCTCGTGGGCGACGATGATCGTGCCGAGCGCGCGCACGACCTTTTCGGCCTGACCAATATCGAAGTAGCTGAAGGTGATGCGGAGGCGGGCCGAGCGCGGGGCGCTGGTGTCGAGGTCCTCCTTGAGGAAGTAATTCTGAAAGACCTCGACGACGAGCTCGTCGCGCAGCGCGTCGACGGCGCGGTGCACGCTGAGCTGCTGCAGCTCCGGAAAGAGCCCGAACTGCTCGACGACCTGTCGGCAGCGGCCTCGGGTGAAGATGCCGTCGCTCACGTAGTCGCGCAGGCGCCGCTTGGTGACCGGGCGTGCTTCGCCCTCGGGTCCCTGCGTATGCTCGATGACGCGGTAGGTCAGGCTCGCCTGGTAGCGGCCGCGCTCGAGAGCCTGGCGGACGACGGCACCGCCGGTCGCGCCAATCGAGAGCAGCACGATCGTCCAGGGGCGCAGGACCGCCCTGCGGCGCAGGCGCCGCAGCTCGAAGCCGAGGGCGCGGAGGCCGCGTTCCTGGTCGCGCCAGCTCGCCGCGTTCATCGATCGTGCCTCCGAGGCGGATGTCCAGCAGCGCGCAGCCCCGGGTCGCAGCTTGACAAAGCCCGTTGGCGCCGGCATCGTTTCACGGTCAGTCTGGGGCTCTATCCTAGGGTAAGGCAAGGTGTTTTCCGTTGTGGCTGACCGCGGCGGCGCTTGCCTCGCGGGTCTGGCGCAGGACGGGGAGATCACGTGACCGAGCTAGCGATCCTGAAAACGGTGCAGCGCCCCAGGCGCGGCAGGCCAGTGCCCTTCTGGGCGGCGCTTGTCTGCGTGTGCCTTGGTCTGGGCTGTTCGACGCCGCAGCGCCGCTACAACTACCAGCGCGAGCCCGATCCTCGGCGAGGCGAGTTCGTGCTCGGTCCGGCGGACGAGCTGCGCATTACTGTCTGGCGCAATCCGGAGCTCTCCAGCGACGCGACTGTGCGGCCCGACGGCACCGTGACGATGCCGCTGATCGGGGACATGCCGGCGGCGGGCTTGACGGCTCGCGCGCTGCGCCAGGAAATCGCCCAGCGCCTGCGGGCCTACGTCAAGGACGGTGCGGTGGTGTCGGTGGCGCTGATGCGCGTCAACAGCTATCGCTTTACCGTGGCGGGCAAGGTGAGTCGCGTCGGCATGTACTCCGCCCGGCATTACGTCACGGCGTCGGAGGCGATCGCGATGGCGGGCGGGCCGACGCGCTTCGCTGCGGCGGAGCAAACGCTGATCTTGCGCCGCGACGACCATGGGCATGTCCGCCGCGTCCCCGTCGATTACCCGGCGATCGCCGCGGGCCGCGCCCCCTTGCAGGATCTGGTGATCCTGCCCGGCGACACGCTCTACGTGCCCTAGCAGCGACCTGCGCTCCGCCTGGCGGCCTCGGCCGAGCAGAGCACCCCGCGCTGAGGTTCAGCCTGAGCTGTCGTCGCCGCTCCGATGGTCGCGGGCCCAGGCGACGAGGTTCGTCTTGCTGATCTTGTTCGAGGCCGTCTTCGGCAGCGACGACAGGAACGTGACGTACTTCGGCACCATGAAGGGCTCGACGCGCTGGGCGCAGTGCCGAATGACCTGCTGCGGGGTGTAGGCGGTCTCCTTGGCCAGCACCAGGTAGGCCTGAATCGCCTGGCCGTAGACCTCGTCGGGCACTCCGATGGCTGCGGCCTCGCGCACGCCGGGCAGCGCATAGAGCACATGCTCGACTTCCTGCGGGCTGACCTTCTCGCCGCGGCATTTGATCATGTCATCGCGCCGACCGACGAAATAGAGGTATCCGGCCTGATCCATCCGGAAGTAGTCGCCCGTGTAGAGGTGCATTTCGCCGGGGATGTCGCCGGGCTTGAGCCGCTCGGCGCTGGCGGCTGGCTTTTCCCAGTAGCCGCGCATCACCTGGGGGCCACGGACGACCAGCTCGCCCACCGTTCCGGGCGGCAGGCGCTGGCCGGCGTCGTCGACGATCATCACCTCCATGTTGGGCATCGCCTGGCCGACCGATGCGCGCCGTGCGTCGAGCTGCTCCGGGGGTAAATAGGCCACGCGTTTGCACTCTGTGAGGCCGTACATCGAGAAGATCCGAGCGTTAGGGCAAAGGCGCTGCAGTAGCTCGACGTGGGTCGGCGAGAGGGCGGCGGCGGTATTGGTGGCGTAGCGCACGCCCGGCAGCGTCAGCCCCGCCTCGATCATCGGTCGGAGCAGAGAGACGATGGTTGGCACCACCGGCAAGCCGGTCACGCCCTGCGCTTCGATGCGCTGCAGCACTTGGGCCGGGTAGTTGAAAGAACGTTCCAGCACGAGGGTGCCGGCAAACTGCGCCACCATCAGCCATTGGTAGAGCCCATAGTCGAAGGACATCGGCAGCACGTTGATCACCACATCCTCGGCGACGTTACCGAGATAGGTGGTGATCGACTCGGTCGCCGAGACCATATTGTGATGGGTCAGCATCACGCCCTTCGGGTCGCCCGTGGTGCCCGAGGTGTAGATGATCGCGGCCAGATCGTAGGGGATCGTGGGACAGGGGGGCGGGCAGGTCTCGGCCGCCGCCAGGACCGCGCTGAAGCGGTGTAGTGCGGTCGTCGCAGCCCCATCAGCGGCTGGGCCCGCAGGCAGGGGCTTGGCGTCGTCCTGGACGATCAAGGCGTGGCGTAGGTGGGCGGCCTCGGCGAAGGCCGGCGTGTAGCTGCGCGCGAGCAGCGCGTCTGCGATGATCGCCGTTGCCCGGCTGTCGTTGAGCAGATAGGCGAGCTTGTCGCGCTTGGTCTGAGGGTTGACGGGGGAGAAGACAGCGCCGGCCTTGAGGATACCGAAGACCGCCAGACAGCTCTCGACGGAGTTGTCGAGGTAGACCAGCACACGATCGCCGCGTGCCACGCCGACGCGATGCAATGCTTGTGCGAGTCGTGTGCTCTGCTCGTCGATCGCCGCCCAGCTCAGCCGCCGCTCGCCGCAGATCAACGCGGTCTTCTCTGGGGCGAGGCGTGCCGCACGCTCCAGGTACTCGTGCAGCAGGGTGACCTGGCCGACCCTCACTGGCCGCCCCTCATTGGTCGACCCTCACTGGCCGCCCAGCTTGCGTTCGACGTAGGCCACGAGCCGGTCGATGGTGTCGAAGTTCTCGGGCAGCGCCTCCTCGTTCTCGACCTGCAGCGCGAAGCGCTCTTCGAGGAAGAGGATCAGCTCCATCATGCGCGCGGAGTCGACGATCTGGGCGCGCTCGAGGGAGGTGTCATCCGCGAGTTGCTCCGGCGCGGCGCCGTCGAGGAACTGCTCGATGACGAAGCTGCGGAGGGTTTGACGCACATCATTCATTGGGGCACATCGCCAGGGTGAACAGGCCGCAACGAGCGGCGCTGAGTGGCGGCAGTATCGAGGCAAAGAGGGCCGTATTTCAACCGCTGGCTGCGCGGGTGGCGCCCGTCCCCGCCCGCGGCCACGGGCTGGCGAGCGGGCGCAAAGGTCCGCTGCTCCGGCAGTCTCGGCTGGTGTATGGTGCGCACGCAGCGACGGGGGTGGCGCGCGATGCAGGGGACGACGCGAGCGACGATGCAGCAAGCGACGCAGGCAGCGAGGGAGAGCGAGGCCGAGACGGAGCCGCAGGAAGCCGATCTGCGCGCGGTGGCGGAGGTCGCCGAGGCGCGCGCTCAGATCATGGGCGAGCTGGATCGGCGCATCGTCGGCCAGCGCGAGGTCATCGACCAGCTCCTGATCGCGCTCCTGGCCCGCGGTCACTGCCTCCTCGTGGGCGTCCCAGGGTTGGCCAAGACCCTGCTGATTTCGAGCCTCGCCGAGCTCCTCAACCTGAGCTTCTCACGCATCCAGTTCACGCCAGACCTGATGCCCTCCGATATCACGGGCACCGACGTATTGCAGGAGGACCAGCGTAGCGGCGAGCGGTCGTTTCGCTTCATCCGTGGTCCGGTGTTCGCCAACCTGGTGCTTGCCGATGAGATCAACCGCACGCCGCCCAAGACCCAGGCCGCGCTGCTGCAGGCGATGCAGGAGTACCGCGTGAGCGCGGGTGGCGCGACGCATGAGCTGGCGCTGCCCTTCCTCGTGCTGGCGACACAGAACCCGATCGAGCACGAGGGGACCTATCCCTTGCCGGAGGCGCAGCTCGACCGCTTCATGTTCCAGCTCGACCTGACCTATCCCAACGAGGACGAGGAGGTGATGATTGTCGGGCGCACCACCAGCGCGCACCATGCGCCGCTGGCCAAGGTCCTCAGCCCCGAGCACCTCCGCGCGCTGCAGGAGCTCGTCCTGCGCGTGCCGGCGGCGGATCACGTGCTGCGCTACGCCGTGCGCCTCTGCCGCGCGACGCGGCCGACGGCGGATGCCGCCTCGTCGCTGGTGCGTGAATACCTGGCGTGGGGTGCCGGGCCGCGCGCCGCGCAGCACCTGGTGCTCGCGGCCAAGGCGAAGGCCTTGCTCGACGGGCGCTACGCCGTACGCACCTCAGATGTCCAGGGCTTGAGTCGGCCGGCGCTGCAGCATCGGCTGGTGCGAAACTTCCACGCCGAGGCCGACGGCGTCAGCACGGCGCAGATCATCGACGACCTGCTGCGCCGCGTGCCCGAATGACCTCCGCGCCGGGCGGCGCTGCGGCGACGCCTGCGGCGACGCCTGCGGCAGAGGTCGCCGCAGCGGCCCTCGATCGCCAGCTCGACGCCGCTACCTTGGCGCGGCTGGCCAGCCTGCGGCTGCGCGTGCGACGCGTGGTGGACGGCGCGCTCGCGGGCCTCCACCGGTCGCGCCATCACGGCGCCAGCGTCGAGTTCGCCGAGCATAAGGAGTACGCCCCCGGGGACGATCTGCGACGCCTCGACTGGAAGGCGCTCGGTAAGTTCGATCGTTATTACGTGCGGGAGTATGAGGACGAGACCGAGCTGCGCGCCTACTTGCTCGTCGATTGCAGCGGTTCGATGGGCTACGGCCAGCCGCTGACCAAGCTGCAGTACGCGGCCGTGCTTGCCGGCGCGCTGGCGTACTTGCTCAGTCGGCAGCGCGACAGCCCGGCGCTCGTGGCCTTCGCCGACGATGTGGTCAGCTATGTGCCGCCGCGGGGGCGGGCGACGCAGCTCGCCGTGCTGCTGCGCACGCTGGAAGCGCTGCGTCCGGCTGGGGCCACCGACGTCGGACGTGCGATCGAACGCCTGGTCGAGCTCTGCGGGCGGCGGGCCGTGGTCACGGTGATCTCCGACATGTTCGACCCCAGCGGTCGGGGGCTGCCCTTGCTCCAGCGCCTGCGTGCGCGTGGGCACCAGGTCGTGCTCTTTCATCTGCTGCACGAGGACGAGCTGACGCTGCCTTTCTCACAGCTGACCTGCTTCGAGTCGATGGAGGAGACGCGGCACGTGCTCGTCGACCCAGCGGGCGTGCGCCAGGCCTATCTTCGAGAGCTTGAGCGCTTCTGCGAGCAGGTGCGCGGCGCTTGCCGCGAGGCTCAGGTGGCCTACCGGCGTGTCAGCACGGCCGACCGGCTCGATCGCGTGCTGGCGGAAGTGTTGCGCGGCCGGCTGGCCGCCTGAACGGGGAGCAGGCGACCGATGAGCTGGTTGGCCCCGGCGCTGCTCTTCGGCACCGCGATGGCGGCGGTCCCTTTGATCGTGCACCTCGTTGGTCGGCATCGGGCTGTGCGCTTGCCCTTCGCCGCCCTCGATTTCCTGCTGCGCGCAAACAAGCGCCTGGCGCGGCGACTACGCTTCAGACAGCGCCTGCTGCTCTTGCTTCGTACGGCGCTGGTGGTCGCGCTCGCCCTGATGATGGCCAAGCCGGTGTGGAACCTGCTGTCGAGCGCGCCCGTGCCGCAGCTCGGCCAGCAGAGCGTCGTCTTGATCATCGATGACACGCCGAGCATGCGGCGCGTCACGAGCGGCGGCACGCTGCTGCAACGCGCCAAGGATCGGGCGCGGCAGTTGCTTCGGACCATCCCCGCGGGGAGCGAGGTCGCGCTGCTCTCAGTCAGCGATCCGAGCGGTCCGCTGGCCGTCCTCTCGCGTGACCGCCGGCGCGCCTGGAGCGCTCTTGGGCGGCTGGAGGCCGGCTACGTCCATGCCACCTTGGGGCCGGCGCTGGAGCAGGCGCTCCGCCTGCTCCAGGAGGAGACGCCGGTGGCCGGGCTGGTGCTGGTGCTCTCGGACCTCGCCGCGCATGGTTTGCCGGCGGCGCTGCCGGCCTGGCCTGCCGCGGTGGCGTTGCAGCCGATCGACGTCGCGGCGGGGCTGCCGCGCGAGAACCGTGCCGTCGTCGAGCTCAGCGCCGCGCCCTCGGGTGCGCCCGGACGCCGTTCGATGCGGCTCTCCGCGCGCATCTGCAACTTCGGAGCGCTGCCGACGAGCACGCCCGTCTTTCTCTCGATCGATGGCCGCCGCCTGGCCCAAGCAGCGCTCGCGCTGGCCGCGGGTGGCTGCGCGTACCAGCACTTCCAGCACAGCTTCAGCGAGGGAGGCGCGCACGAGGTGGCTGTCGCTTTGGCGCCGGACGCGCTGCCCTTCGACGACGTGCGCTATTTGCTGGCGGAGGTGGCGAGCGAGGTGCGGATGCTCCTCGTCAACGGGGATCCGTCGCCGGTTCGGCAGCGCGACGAGCTCTTCTATCTGACCACCGCCCTGGGCGCCGAGGGCGGTGACCGGCAGCGGATCGTGACGCATGCGGTGCGCGCGGACGACTTCGACCGGCGTCAGCTCGCGGCCTTTGACGCGGTGGCCCTCTGCAACGTGCGCGCGCTCCCGGCGGAGCAGGTCGGCGGGCTGCAGCGCTACGTTGCCGAGGGAGGAGGGCTCTTGATCGCCGTCGGGGACGGCGTCGAGGCTGAGCGCTACAACGCGATCTTCGGTGCGTTGTTGCCCCAGCCCCTGCGAGCCGTGATCAGCGCGAGCGGCGAGCGCGCGAGCGAGCTGAGACTGGGCGCGCTGGACGCCGACCACCCCTTGGTGGCCTCGCTCGCGCGCGAGGCAGGGGGCCCCGGCCTGGCGCGTGTGCGGGTGCAGCGCGCCTTTCGTTTGGAGCCGATCACGCGCGCGGGTCGCCGCGCGATCCTGCGCTATGACGATGGCTCGCCGGCGTTGGTCGAGGCGCAGGTCGGAGCCGGTCGCGTGCTGCTCTGGACCACGACGATCGATCGCGATTGGACCGATCTGCCGATCCGGCCGGGCTTTCTACCGCTGATGCAGCAGCTCGCCCGCTACCTCGGCCGGGCCCCGCTGGCGGGAGCGCGGCGCGAGGTCGTCGTGGGCATGCGTCGCGAGGTGAAGCTCGGGCCGGGGAGCACCGAGCTACGGCTGCTGGTGGCGCCCGAAGGCGTGACGCGGCGTTGGGGTAGCGCCAAGCTGCGCCGGCGCCAGCCGATCGAGCTGCTGGCGGATCTGCCCGGGTTCTATCGGCTGAGCGCCGTGGTCGGCGACGAGGTGCGAGCGCTGAAGCAAGAGACCTTCGTTGCCAACGTCGACCTGGCCGAGTCGCAACTCCGGGCGGGCACGCTGCTGGCGCGCAGCGCCGCAGGGGGCGCGGGCATGCGACGCACGC
The Pseudomonadota bacterium DNA segment above includes these coding regions:
- a CDS encoding polysaccharide biosynthesis/export family protein, encoding MTELAILKTVQRPRRGRPVPFWAALVCVCLGLGCSTPQRRYNYQREPDPRRGEFVLGPADELRITVWRNPELSSDATVRPDGTVTMPLIGDMPAAGLTARALRQEIAQRLRAYVKDGAVVSVALMRVNSYRFTVAGKVSRVGMYSARHYVTASEAIAMAGGPTRFAAAEQTLILRRDDHGHVRRVPVDYPAIAAGRAPLQDLVILPGDTLYVP
- a CDS encoding DUF58 domain-containing protein, which translates into the protein MTSAPGGAAATPAATPAAEVAAAALDRQLDAATLARLASLRLRVRRVVDGALAGLHRSRHHGASVEFAEHKEYAPGDDLRRLDWKALGKFDRYYVREYEDETELRAYLLVDCSGSMGYGQPLTKLQYAAVLAGALAYLLSRQRDSPALVAFADDVVSYVPPRGRATQLAVLLRTLEALRPAGATDVGRAIERLVELCGRRAVVTVISDMFDPSGRGLPLLQRLRARGHQVVLFHLLHEDELTLPFSQLTCFESMEETRHVLVDPAGVRQAYLRELERFCEQVRGACREAQVAYRRVSTADRLDRVLAEVLRGRLAA
- a CDS encoding glycosyltransferase is translated as MRNPPKSVCVLAPVHPYDDIRVFRKEAKSLARAGFRVQLIARADEALTEDGVEVLPLQYRHRWQRFPLQPWILWRVLQTGAPIVHLHNPDTLPIGFALKLLGRRVVYDTHENYRLLLLDKEWLPRLARRPLALAVDALERLAARVFDDFIVTQAAQVVHFGPRTTLIENPPITTGPLVAEARRLAEAATKEAFLRVCYVGLIKEDRGLFQMVEAMERLNQRHAARLWLIGRAASDDLIPRARALAGWRYVDYLGFLPSQAQAYAHILAADACLATFLPWGDNERVNINKFFEAGLFAKPVVASDFPIWRSYVEGVDCALFVDPQRPEAIAEALAWIAEHPVEACSLGVNGQRFVQERYNWELESGKLLAIYQRLWRSLGAEGV
- a CDS encoding MoxR family ATPase, yielding MQQATQAARESEAETEPQEADLRAVAEVAEARAQIMGELDRRIVGQREVIDQLLIALLARGHCLLVGVPGLAKTLLISSLAELLNLSFSRIQFTPDLMPSDITGTDVLQEDQRSGERSFRFIRGPVFANLVLADEINRTPPKTQAALLQAMQEYRVSAGGATHELALPFLVLATQNPIEHEGTYPLPEAQLDRFMFQLDLTYPNEDEEVMIVGRTTSAHHAPLAKVLSPEHLRALQELVLRVPAADHVLRYAVRLCRATRPTADAASSLVREYLAWGAGPRAAQHLVLAAKAKALLDGRYAVRTSDVQGLSRPALQHRLVRNFHAEADGVSTAQIIDDLLRRVPE
- a CDS encoding acyl carrier protein, which produces MNDVRQTLRSFVIEQFLDGAAPEQLADDTSLERAQIVDSARMMELILFLEERFALQVENEEALPENFDTIDRLVAYVERKLGGQ
- a CDS encoding acyl--CoA ligase, whose protein sequence is MLHEYLERAARLAPEKTALICGERRLSWAAIDEQSTRLAQALHRVGVARGDRVLVYLDNSVESCLAVFGILKAGAVFSPVNPQTKRDKLAYLLNDSRATAIIADALLARSYTPAFAEAAHLRHALIVQDDAKPLPAGPAADGAATTALHRFSAVLAAAETCPPPCPTIPYDLAAIIYTSGTTGDPKGVMLTHHNMVSATESITTYLGNVAEDVVINVLPMSFDYGLYQWLMVAQFAGTLVLERSFNYPAQVLQRIEAQGVTGLPVVPTIVSLLRPMIEAGLTLPGVRYATNTAAALSPTHVELLQRLCPNARIFSMYGLTECKRVAYLPPEQLDARRASVGQAMPNMEVMIVDDAGQRLPPGTVGELVVRGPQVMRGYWEKPAASAERLKPGDIPGEMHLYTGDYFRMDQAGYLYFVGRRDDMIKCRGEKVSPQEVEHVLYALPGVREAAAIGVPDEVYGQAIQAYLVLAKETAYTPQQVIRHCAQRVEPFMVPKYVTFLSSLPKTASNKISKTNLVAWARDHRSGDDSSG
- a CDS encoding glycosyltransferase family 4 protein yields the protein MSDCSLSVAQVLCSASFAGAEAVACSLARALRGRVGRSLIYLILELRAGAAACAALEARVRGFGVEVRCFTTASRWSWRLLRQLAAALAADRIDVVHSHSYKAAVLMPLLRSVQRDRPRALVFTLHGVDLPPSVGRLFVGSLTAGGALFADRVLACSRPLERSYRRWPLLQGKTLLVPNGLRPEWPMPLETLSRNRAAWRAALAARFGLDERACWIAIVGRLVAVKNHALLLRALAALEGRLDWATPVALLVVGAGPLRDELAAEARRLGIDRRVAFSGQVDEMEAVYGGSDVLALVSRDEGTPMAIAEAMAFARPVVATRVGGIVDQVVDGETALLVDGGDAAGLTTQLERLVRDADLRARLGQAGWRRAIAAFSAAHWAERHLSVYRSALGIADA
- a CDS encoding glycosyltransferase; this encodes MLEGDPAASGGLGGSATSAGAQSIVHVLQWLELGGGESVALDLARCQRASGHRVGVVAFAGGPLASEFERSAIELQLFDKRRGFDPRLLLRLGAFFAGARPDVVHTHDPQSLIYAAPAARCAGARVIHTKHGDTVESLRRLALQRLAANALHRFVAVSASTAATARRRHEVAPEKLLVVPNGIDTRRYGPAKVDRASARRELGLPAEGCLVVAVGRLEPEKDPELLLRAAAPLLGARLRLVWIGGGALEQPLRTLAAALSPEGRLQLVGWRRDVALWLAAGDIFALSSRTEGLPLALLEAMATGLPVVATRVGGVASAVEAGRTGLLVSAGDELGLRRALAQLVDDPEAARGMGAAGRATVVARYSLAAMAEAYAAVYRA
- a CDS encoding VWA domain-containing protein, whose protein sequence is MSWLAPALLFGTAMAAVPLIVHLVGRHRAVRLPFAALDFLLRANKRLARRLRFRQRLLLLLRTALVVALALMMAKPVWNLLSSAPVPQLGQQSVVLIIDDTPSMRRVTSGGTLLQRAKDRARQLLRTIPAGSEVALLSVSDPSGPLAVLSRDRRRAWSALGRLEAGYVHATLGPALEQALRLLQEETPVAGLVLVLSDLAAHGLPAALPAWPAAVALQPIDVAAGLPRENRAVVELSAAPSGAPGRRSMRLSARICNFGALPTSTPVFLSIDGRRLAQAALALAAGGCAYQHFQHSFSEGGAHEVAVALAPDALPFDDVRYLLAEVASEVRMLLVNGDPSPVRQRDELFYLTTALGAEGGDRQRIVTHAVRADDFDRRQLAAFDAVALCNVRALPAEQVGGLQRYVAEGGGLLIAVGDGVEAERYNAIFGALLPQPLRAVISASGERASELRLGALDADHPLVASLAREAGGPGLARVRVQRAFRLEPITRAGRRAILRYDDGSPALVEAQVGAGRVLLWTTTIDRDWTDLPIRPGFLPLMQQLARYLGRAPLAGARREVVVGMRREVKLGPGSTELRLLVAPEGVTRRWGSAKLRRRQPIELLADLPGFYRLSAVVGDEVRALKQETFVANVDLAESQLRAGTLLARSAAGGAGMRRTRQQLELWPALGLLVLLLLLVESWLTRRG